The following coding sequences are from one Gossypium hirsutum isolate 1008001.06 chromosome A12, Gossypium_hirsutum_v2.1, whole genome shotgun sequence window:
- the LOC107936424 gene encoding uncharacterized protein yields the protein MDSLSCVAATTAVGASFSVYKFSLFPSVSLSRVRVKRSSKRVSFTVFAQKEEPKLDKWDQMELKFGRLLGEDPKLTLAKIMGRKANPEASYIEIEKSFYKNKGQMVEVEEVPFDVEKKSTSTSSDGLNLVRPVPKKGIKFETDVKPPASEIKRPTVSGEKAMDSARKSKLPNVILRKPTVVNEDDVEDRPSRFRMKSNLSLRMRNEKAKEQFTDMTLLRKPEPMSVDTSIDEKQDSDDIVGVEKEKEVEDGIGDFTLLKKPEQLSVTTKIGEEVEQFEDLEVEAERFEAEIEAHMLASARKSSVEEALEAGHGSIPKKPEIEDRSLIGMQSAERSNRVSTEESGIGLSMEAALQGKPKRLDQTVKETSDSGKVETAPVPTNLEDYGHLPSVSPQEDGDWNRVEDLLKTGRKAEVELISSSTRGFAVSFGSLIGFLPYRNLAAKWKFLAFESWLRQRGLDPSAYKQNLGVIGSSDVMSKNSSLDSTSDSENKQQFEGKFSPDMKLEDLLRIYDQEKLKFLTSFVGQRVKVNVLMADRKFRKLIVSLRPKEKEELIEKKRNVMAKLRVGDVVKCCIKKITYFGIFVEVEGVPALIHQTEVSWDATLDPLSHFKIGQIVEAKVHQLDFTLDRIFLSLKEITPDPLVEALESVVGDHDNLDGRLQAAQADTEWPDVESLIKELEQIEGIQSVSKGRFFLSPGLAPTFQVYMASMFENQYKLLARSGNKVQEVIVETTLDKEEIKSTIQSCTNRVV from the exons ATGGACTCTTTATCTTGCGTCGCCGCAACCACCGCCGTCGGTGCTTCCTTCTCTGTCTACAAGTTTTCGTTGTTCCCTTCTGTATCATTGTCAAGAGTACGAGTGAAAAGAAGCTCGAAAAGGGTTTCTTTTACGGTTTTTGCGCAGAAAGAAGAGCCAAAGCTTGACAAATGGGACCAAATGGAGCTCAAGTTTGGTCGCTTGCTTGGGGAAGACCCCAAACTCACCCTTGCGAAA ATAATGGGTAGAAAAGCAAATCCTGAAGCATCTTATATTGAAATtgagaaatcattttataaaaacaaGGGTCAAATGGTGGAAGTAGAAGAGGTCCCTTTTGATGTTGAAAAGAAATCAACTTCCACATCTTCTGATGGTTTAAATTTAGTTCGTCCTGTTCCAAAGAAGGGAATCAAGTTTGAAACTGATGTTAAGCCACCTGCATCTGAAATAAAGAGGCCAACTGTATCAGGTGAGAAGGCTATGGATAGTGCGAGAAAGAGTAAGCTTCCAAATGTTATACTGAGAAAACCAACTGTGGTTAATGAAGATGATGTAGAAGATAGGCCATCCAGGTTTAGGATGAAATCAAATTTGTCATTAAGAATGAGGAATGAAAAGGCAAAGGAACAATTTACTGATATGACTTTGTTGAGAAAGCCGGAACCGATGAGCGTTGATACAAGCATTGATGAGAAACAAGATTCTGATGATATTGTTGGGGTGGAGAAAGAGAAAGAAGTGGAGGACGGAATTGGTGATTTTACATTATTGAAAAAGCCTGAACAGTTAAGTGTCACTACAAAGATAGGTGAAGAAGTAGAGCAATTTGAGGATTTAGAAGTTGAGGCGGAAAGGTTTGAGGCAGAGATAGAAGCTCACATGCTGGCTAGTGCAAGAAAGAGTAGTGTTGAAGAAGCATTAGAAGCGGGGCATGGTTCGATCCCCAAGAAACCAGAGATAGAGGATCGCTCCTTAATTG GAATGCAGTCAGCTGAGCGAAGTAATAGGGTGTCTACTGAGGAATCTGGCATCGGTCTCTCTATGGAAGCTGCACTACAGGGGAAGCCAAAAAG ATTAGATCAAACTGTGAAAGAAACATCAGACTCTGGTAAAGTAGAAACTGCTCCTGTTCCCACCAATCTTGAAGATTATGGTCATCTCCCTTCTGTATCACCTCAGGAG GATGGTGATTGGAACAGGGTGGAAGATTTGCTTAAGACCGGACGAAAGGCAGAAGTGGAGTTAATAAGCTCTAGTACGAGAGGTTTTGCT gtatcttttggttctttaattgGATTTTTGCCTTACCGAAACCTGGCTGCTAAATGGAAGTTCTTAGCTTTCGAATCATGGTTGAGACAGAGGGGTTTAGACCCATCTGCTTATAAGCAGAACTTAGGAGTCATTGGAAGTTCTGATGTAATGAGCAAGAACTCTTCTCTAGATTCAACCTCAGATTCAGAAAACAAGCAACAGTTTGAGGGAAAATTTTCACCGGATATGAAATTGGAAGATCTTTTGAGGATTTATGATCAAGAGAAGCTTAAATTCTTGACCTCATTTGTCGGTCAG AGAGTCAAAGTAAATGTTCTAATGGCTGACAGAAAGTTCAGAAAACTTATAGTTTCTCTGAGGCCAAAAGAAAAGGAAGAGTTAatagagaaaaagagaaatgttATG GCCAAGCTTCGTGTTGGGGATGTTGTAAAATGCTGCATCAAGAAAataacttattttggtatatttgtggAG GTTGAAGGTGTGCCTGCTTTGATTCACCAGACGGAAGTATCATGGGATGCCACCTTGGATCCTTTGTCACATTTCAAAATTGGTCAG ATTGTCGAGGCAAAAGTCCACCAATTGGATTTCACACTTGACCGTATATTTTTATCATTGAAGGAGATAACG CCAGATCCACTGGTTGAGGCCTTGGAGTCTGTGGTTGGTGATCATGATAACTTAGATGGAAGATTACAAGCAGCACAAGCAGACACTGAG TGGCCTGATGTGGAATCACTTATCAAAGAATTGGAACAGATTGAAGGAATTCAGTCAGTTTCAAAGGGCCGATTTTTCTTGAGCCCTGGTTTGGCACCAACATTCCAG